A genomic segment from Triticum dicoccoides isolate Atlit2015 ecotype Zavitan chromosome 1A, WEW_v2.0, whole genome shotgun sequence encodes:
- the LOC119269460 gene encoding 40S ribosomal protein S17-4-like: MGRVRTKTVKKTSRQVIEKYYSRMTLDFHTNKKVLEEVSILQSKRLRNKVAGFTTHLMRRIQRGPVRGISLKLQEEERERRMDFVPEKSALEVDEIRVDKETMDMLAFLGMADLPGVERAPEATSAAAPYRQPFNGPRGGNRA; the protein is encoded by the coding sequence ATGGGTCGCGTCCGCACCAAGACCGTGAAGAAGACCTCCCGCCAGGTCATCGAGAAGTACTACTCTCGGATGACCCTCGACTTCCACACCAACAAGAAGGTGCTCGAGGAGGTCTCCATCCTCCAGTCGAAGCGCCTCCGCAACAAGGTGGCCGGCTTCACCACCCATCTGATGCGCCGCATCCAGCGCGGCCCGGTGCGCGGCATCTCCCTCAAGCTGCAGGAGGAGGAGCGTGAGCGCCGCATGGACTTCGTGCCGGAGAAGTCGGCGCTCGAGGTCGACGAGATCCGCGTCGACAAGGAGACCATGGACATGCTGGCGTTCCTCGGCATGGCCGACCTCCCCGGCGTTGAGCGCGCCCCCGAGGCCACCTCTGCCGCTGCCCCCTACCGCCAGCCCTTCAACGGACCCCGCGGTGGCAATCGCGCCTAG